The nucleotide sequence TTTGTGTATATAACTCattcaaatttacaataaattctCCTCCTAGTTCACAAAGGCTTAATATTTAACACGTTCGAGTATAAACAACCAAACTATCTTTAGACAAGTAGCCCCCCTTTATTCTAttgttaaaaagaaatttggGAATAGTTTCAGTAATTGCCGCGActttttttctcatttgaagaaatatttatatcatttccaaatttattattttgtaacacCAGTAAATAGTATAATGAACCTATAGCTCGAATATACGaagatggtcctagaagtacctagcccaacaaagaaaaaccgaaaaattttggaaaaaaatatatatttttcagtgtAATCTCATTTTAGCTtaatacacttttcccagcgatgcacaataagttcgatacacattttattataagaatcgtcaagttcatcaaaataaccattaattgccgacatcacctcttcattgttggaaaatctttgtccaccgagccattttttcaagtttgtatacagaaaaaaatccgAGGGTGGTAAATTTAGCgagtgcatgaggtagcaattcaaactttaattcattaattttggctattgcaataacggatgtgtcaGCTAGTGCATTATCACTTTCTCCTTAGCCGAAATTATCCCACGtgcatctcaaaaaactgacGACATgacctgcagatggaacggtctttggtCTCCCTTTTTAGTTATCCCGTTATATTGGTCATCATTTTTAATTCCAATGTTTTGAATTCAAAGAAACTCTTATTTTTCactgaaaattcatttttataatataaattttcatttttagattGGGATAAATCCTGGACTTTTTGCGGCCTATAAAGGTCACCACTATGCTGGACCAGGCAACCATTTTTGGAAATGTTTGTACCTCTCTGGTTTAACACCTCAACAAATGTCTGCAGATGAAGACTATAAGTTACTTCAAGTAGGCATAGGTTTCACAAATATGGTACAACGTGCCACAAAGGGTAGTGCTGATCTAACTCGTAAAGAAATTAAAGAGGGTAGTcaaattttgttagaaaaattaaaaaagtttagaCCTAAGATAGCTGTATTTAatggaaaacttatttatgaAGTGTTTTCGGGGAAAAAGGATTTCAAGTTTGGAAGGCAGCCGGATCTAGTTGAAGGTACCACTACGGTAAGTAACATTACGTCAATGCAATTTTGGATTGTGAAATAAAGGGATGGCAAAATAGTACTCAAAAAATAACTTCCTTGTcaattatttaactatattaCTGCATTTCCTTGATTAATTTTATAGCAGTATATTATTCCTAGTACATTATTTACTATTAAATATCcgtttttctcatttattatgTTTAAATCTAGTATTGGTATATTATAAACCGTTAATTTACACGTACATATATGTCTCTCTATCTTAATTGGTACAAATATATTCCTTATAATaaagatataattaattaatagcCACGAACAATCCTAGCCTTTTATTGGTTTTCTTTAAAGTTCATCTCCAAATAAGTTTATGATCTTAGATTACCAGCAGTAATTAAGAtgaccaaatttttttatttcaaatccgTGACGGGAACTTGTAGCGGGAgggaagaaattatttttttaataaaaattatacataacaAATACTATttaaagatataataaaaatcagattttttttttttaatcagaatTACTGAGTACAAAACTTTTTCACTAGatctttgtatataaaattctgtacaattttcttcataattaacTTTAGTAAGTGATATCGCTTTTAGTGTATCTATTTCAAATCGAGTCTTGTCACTTATCCAAAAgcaattcattaaaaaaatattcttttcgtaGAAGCATTTGTGCTAGGCAGGTAGAAAAAGAACTCTGCTAATTTtcgtaaatttgaaaatggaagTTTACGATTATTAAAGTGAGAGACAATTTCAACCCACCTTTGGTTGGATGGGACAAAAAGCCAGAATCCAGGATAAATATTGCTTCTAGAAAAATCTGGAACCTATAGTCACCAAAGCAGTAATactatatataaaacaacaaagcAGTCCTTATGGCTTGAAGTCTCTCTACTGCTTTTCTTCAACTCCTTTTATTGACGGCGGCATTGTGTCAGTTCGCTATCCCTAAGTCTTCCTTATACGCATCTAGCTATTTCCCAAATGGACGTCCCCTTCTTATTTTTCCGCCTTCTCCACTTGTTAAGGCTCTTTCACTCACCTGTTTTCTTCCATTCTTGTTATATGCCCCAACCAAAGCAATCTTTTTGCACTTACTATATAGCCGATCTCTGCCTGACCATATAACCTTTCAATCTCTGCATTCGTTTTTGTTCTCCATTCATCTTCTTTCACTCGTATccctacaaaaatttttctcaacaCTCCTATTTCCCATGCATTTAGCCTGTTTTCCTCTTTCTCATTCTCATTTACTATCTTATAACACCTTAGGTTGTATAACTGCCCTGTAAATTCTTAGCTTCGCTACCCTCGAAATATCTTTGGACCTTGATAGGTTTCCTAGAGCTACAACTGTATTATTGCCTTTTGTCAATCTTTCTTcgatttcttcaatttcgtcTCATTCATTTGTTACAGTTACTCCCAGGTATTCAAACTTCAAACCGGAACTCTTTGTTTTGCTCTGTTGTGATCTTTAATTGGTTGTCACTTCAAAAGTCGTTGCCCACTTCCATATACTTGGTCTTGTTCGTTGACACGTAGGCCATATCTTTTTGCTATCTTTTCaaatagtaaaaacattttCTGTAGTTCCTGTTTTGTTCTGGTTATGAGCACTGCGTCATTTTCATATGCCAGGACTTgccttttttaatattatcaatttccGTTATAATTTCTGGTAAAATTATGTGATGGCACTTCCAGGGTTATGTTGtcatgtttaaaatttatttaaaatctattgGAGGAATTACTAAATGTAGAAGTGCAGAATAATTGATGTTAATAGTAGATAATAACAGTCTGAGTTCGTCGAGTTATCCcttatgtagaaaatatattgagcAATATGATtgagaaaaaactattaattctCTCGAAATACCGTTAAAATACCTACAATAAAGTTTAATTATTACTAACTATTATGTTAATCAAAGCTAGTTCACTGATACAAATTATTCTAGTTCAATAATTATGgtaacttcaattttttttcaaataaaatgctTTCATTTGATGTAATTagagtaaatatttttacagcACATGTGGGTGATGCCATCTTCAAGTGCAAGGTGTGCCCAACTGCCAAGAGCTGCTGACAAGGTTCCTTTTTATGCGGCATTGAAAAAATTCCGTGATTATTTGAACGGTTTGATAACGGAAATCGATGAAAACGAAATGGTATTTTCTGAACCAAGTTTAAAGTCGTGCTACGAAGCAGAACCAAAGCCAGATCCATTTTCTCCAGAGCTCACTGACATAAGTAATGCTGTGATCCAAAATGAAGATGGTACAATTATACCGTGTAAAAAGAAGAGAGGTAGaccgaaaaaaataaaagtagaagGTGAAGAATCTCCTCCAAAACCAGTAGTTCGGAAACCTCCCTCTACTCAGAATAATAACTGtgattttccaaagaaaaaaagaggCCGGCCTAAAAAGGTTAAGGTTGAAAATATGGACTTAAATCCACCAGATAATACATCGACCAATTTATCTCAGTGTTATTCAAACCCATCTCCAATCCAGTCTCCCAACAATTTCTATCAAATGGGCCCAGCTATGACTCCACCCAATGGGTCTGGAAACCTTTATGCTCCTCAACCCCCACAAGCATACACTCAATCGCCCCGACCTCCTTATAGTCAGTCACCTAGACCTCCCTATACAAATTCTCCAAGACCACAATATAGTCAGTCTCCTAGACCTCAGTATAGTCAGTCACCACGACCACAATATAGTCAGTCCCCCAGACCACAGTATAGTCAGTCTCCTCGTCCCACATATAGCCAGTCCCCTCGACCCCCTTACAGTCAATCCCCAAGACCTCATTCCCAACCCTTCACTCATTCTGACTTAAGCTCAGAAATAAGTGCGGCAATTAGTTCTGAACAATTGGGATCGCCCGCTTCCCCTATTGGTCCTCCAGATTTTGAACCTCCTACAAGCATGGCAGAAGAAGCTGAATGTCGTTTGGGGAGTCCAGCTCCTTCGACAAATAGTGAGCAAGCTCATTATCATTACCAATCGTATAATATGGATCCCCCTCATCAACCAGAACAATATCCATCTCCAAGACAAACACAAGATATTGCTACTAAAAGTTTATCGGGTTTGGAATCTTTAGTAGATCAAATACCAAGTATAACTGAAGGTGATGCTCCATTAAGTGAAGCACCTGACCAATATGCCGGCCAgttcaataattataatgtatCATCCTCATCTAGGGCTAGTCCTATTCCATATAATTATCCCCCAAGTTCAGGGTACCCCCTGTATCCTACTCCAACGTGGAGTGGTCACTATGAACCAATGCCCATTGGTTACCCACAAATACCGTATGCTCAGAGCTATGCACCAGGTTTGCATGTTCCAAGTCCAAACTATCCATATTATAGTTACCCCCAAGCTACACCGACTCATCCGCCAGGCTACCCACCCTATTTGGGAGGATTCTGATTGGTTTACGTCAGTGTGTTTTCATGTTGTGTACCTGTACCATATGTTCAGCTAGTACCTAGCAAGTCTGTCCGCTTGAGTACAGTTGGTCACTTGCATTTGACAACAACAGAGACTTGCACAGGGTAAatggtgatatttttttgtcataagtATTTTTCTCTAAACTTTGAATGTTAGATAGGCCAACAAGGGTTTTGTGCATTATTCTACATTCAGATCTCGGTCTCGATTGAGTGTGTGTGTCAATCTGAGTGTGAGGTTCATCGTTATAGTTGTAGCCCATgtcattcatttaaaataaacatttgttatAGCTCTTCAGGTCGTCTTTTCTTGTCCCTTGCCCTTATTCCCACATATCACTGCATTCAAAATGGGTCATCACTAAACAATCTGTAGGTGTTGactcaaagaaaaaataaaaaaaaaaagaaaaatacttttatatagtAACAGaactgatattatttatttaataattattacctattcaatgtgttattacaaaaaagtgactttttttatatctaatgtTATATTTAATACTCGTACtagtttcacatttttaagAAACTTCTATCCTCAATTTTTGTACTTTAAGCAGTATtagaatttacgaaaaaaaaatgatcaaataaattttgtttagttcttctattgtattttatttgaaaaacattatttatacaataaacaTATATATCCATTAAAATCATAGATCTTCTCCTTTCTATTCCATAAGTGCTGACGGTTATATAGGTAAGCAAGAGTCGTGAGTCAATTAGTTATCACATACCTTGATTGATCATTAGTTATGCAAAACTGTATCCTTTTATCAACCCTTTGAGTACATTTGACGAGTGAGACTCGTCATCCGTTTACTTGGGTGAAGTTATGGTGGACGAGTCTGACTTGTCATCTGAATTAGAGAAGCAGgcgttgattttttttaagtacTCCAACCATTTGGCGTTGATCGCAAACAATTTCCTGTCGTtggtttttgacattttacagttgcaaataaagttaattccacttattattattttatccctgttttttttatactaacgATAACTGAAAATATACCAGTACGTCAAAAACGTACGCTGCTTTAATCGAGCGATAGTGAATCATCTATCGAACAATTGCAAGAACAATGGATTTGGGACGAAAAAGAAAATCTtgctgaaataaaataatttcaagaaatagCTAGAATCAATGTTTTGTACCTGCGTAGATTAGGTGATAATCCTACACCATTGAAAGGGTTCGACcaagttatttttttggaaaatgacaGTAGAAGAAACGAATAGATATATCAGACAAATAATTGTGAAACAATGTGCAAATAAACGAAACCTAAAGTAGTTTCCAGTAATGAAAGGATATATTGCATTATGTATtcttatatatcaaataaaaaaatctaaattgagTTCATATTGGTCGAAAAGAACTATAAtaaatactccaatttttctcAGCCACTATGCCAGAGGATACGTTTTTCGATATCATACGATTCCTTTACAGACAAGGAAAAGTTGAGTAAAAATGATCATAACAGAAATTTAGTTGATTATCTGAAAACTACATACGACAATTTTTATACTTTAGAAAGCGCAGAATCTCTTAGATGAATCTCTTGTCAAATTCAAAGGACGTTTGAGTTCTATTCAGTCCAATCAATTGAAACGAGCGCgatttggaataaaaatttataaactttgcGAGTCTTTATCAGATTATTGTATTCGTTTTAAAATCTATGTTGGCACAGACAAAATACCGGCAACTGATATACCGGCGCCTGAGAGTGTTGTCCTAGAAGTGGCACAaccaatttttaagaaaaaaaacataatacaGGTATGGAAGGCGTTTATAAACAGGACCAATTGCTAATGTGCTTTcctttttatgagaaaattcaCATGATCTACATAATAAAGTCAATAGTGGAACCAAAACAGACCTTGTccaatttcgtttaaaaatcgCTGAAGAATTATTGGCGCAAGTGGTCCTGCCAAATTATAATACCCGTGGGCGTTCTTCAAGTATCGATGCGCCAAAAATTGGGTAAATTTTCCGGCAACAGAATAAAAGAAACACCCTACAAAACGGTGCCGCGTATATTATAAACATAGAATAAGAAAAGAAACCACTTGGCAGTGCAAACAGTACCATATACCTCTGTATTTACCGACAGCTAGTTCttgttctttataaatatttttattttgtgccATTTATACACTTATTCCACATTTTGTTATTggaatgttttttgaaaaatatatttatatcaccaatataagtatttattatcattaaatcCGTTATATATGCATGAAAGTCTTCAAATAATTCAGTACTCAAAGGATTAGAAAAAACCAAAAGGAGAAACGATTTAATATGTGCCaaataatttatacttttaataaatattaccGTAGTGGTGTGGTGCTTACTAGTCTGGACGATGAACggaagttatttaaaaaatccaaaattatatGACATCTCGAAATATATAAGGcactataaaaatgtttgatttttgGATTGAAAACAGTATATGTGGTTTATAGTACTTCATGAATAAATATCTTGAACTGGAAACGTTTTCAATTCCTTATATCACGATCATAATAGATGTTTATAGTAAAACTCATTTCGAAATTCCAATAATCTACTTCATTTCATTTTTGgactattttcttcaaaaaattttattccaaagtTATTCAATATCGAGAATAGCATGacgtttttcataaaacaattttcaaatcgTGTATTTCCGAATGATTATTATCgtagtatatttatataatacgAGTTCTGGCAAAAGACCTAGTAACAAAGAGACAAATTCAACTAtacttttatacaaaataatgctaatttaatcaattttagcAGCATACATTAGGTGAGGCACAAATTGGGATACGTATAACACGTGTGAGGTAGCGTGACACGAGAGACAGGACTCGTACATGCTACACGTGCTGCGTGGTGATCCTCATATTGAGACATGCGTTTTCAAATAGGAAACGAAGGGGTTTGGATTTGATTGGTAGTTCGCGACTAGCAGGCATCAAAAGATGTCTGACATTTTTGACAATCGAATAAACAATTGCTGTTATTGTACTTAAGTTCTGAATCAGAATCGGATAATGCTGAGGAGGAAATGTTGTTTTATTCCTTCATTAAGAAGAAATTTATTCTATCGAAGAGAAAAACCAGTGGACAATTTACAATTACAACTAAAATGAGTGATATTGATTGCGCAAATTGGGATACGTATAGCACGTGTCAGTTAGCGTGACAAGACTCGTGCTGTGCTGCGTCACCTCACACGTGTCCCAATTTGCTCCTTGTCTagaattgtataattttaatctGCCAATATTGCAATAAAAACATCAGtcattcaataattaaaaaatgtgagtGATCAAATAAGcttcattgaaatataaatatctcgTCAAGTGAAAACGATTATATATTATCACTGAAATCCGAACAGAGGCCCCAAATAAACCTTTTTAATGAAGTAGATAACGACACGTAACAAGAGTTGCAAATTACGCACTTGGTGGTTTCtctctttattttttccacTCTAACTGCTTATAACTATTTTTACCAAATATACTATTATTGGATGTGCTGTGTGACataatatacataaaagtatttttataacaacCTAAAAAACGTATTACTTTTCTTGCAATTTCAAAAAGACTGATCAAATATTACCTATCGACAATCAATCTATTATATCTGCATAGGTACATTATAAggataatattattgatatattcaaaattattatataatattgaatattatgtCAAATTTACTATACAGTTTGAACTGGCTGGAACCCGTCACCCAAGCATTCTTTGTGGAAGAATCCTTGCACAGAACATATACTACGATTTGGAGTCCCTGCCCGTCACCATCTTATTAGGAACATAAAGATCAGTTCAATGTTTATGTCGACTGAATTCTATGGTTCACAAACAAcagtgcattccactaagcactcaCAACAATCACGTTCACGACCACGATCTTTCTCGTTCGCCTTAGTCCAGTATAATCGTAAACTCAAGTGAAATGGCTTAAGAGGTGTTTTAAGtattgagataaatattaacgattggcaaaacagaaaaaataaagcatAAGTTTTAAGAATGCTTCAAAAGTACTTCGGATATTCGATAAcgcatcaaataatgagatagatTCTCATGGTTGCAATTTGCGTTgctcgaattttgaaaattccactAATTCTTGCAACGCTAACTTCGACCTATCTCTTGACGAGAGTCGTCGTTAACGTTATTCATTACGTCATGAATGACGTTTTAGCTGCGACCACAACGATCGTAGTCGCAATGTGGAGCGCTCTAAAGAGTATTTCAGGctaagattatatactcgatgATTTCAAGTGTGAATGTTGATAGTGGAATGCACCATTAGTATCTTTTTATCAAATTGAGTTTTAACTCATGAAATTTTTAACTCCTGCAAacgatttgttttgtttctttgagAGAAATGTTCATAAGGATCGTGCTTTATCAATGTTCAAAACGTAAATTAATCAATCCATTAAATCTTTTGTACATTATATATGTAAGTTAGTAATTATGTCGGATTCTGAAGATGATTATATGTCGTTTAAAGTTTTGGTGGATAGGTAAGCTATGAagataaaacaatataaattttttacattctaaTTTCAGCAAAGATGACGTACGTCCAAGTCTTTTATTTAATAGAGAAAAACGTAAAATGGATgtgtttaaaaagaaaattgaagccTCAAATAAACGACAAAAATCCTTAGTAGAACTTGAAAGAGAAAACCGAGAAATGGGCTTAAATACTGCCATATCTGACGAAAATAAAGGATTCAAATTACTGGAAAAAATGGGTTTTAAACATGGAGAAAGtcttggaaaaaataaaagtggCATAAAGGAACCTATTGATATTGTTATAAAACAAGGAACATCAGGTATTGGTCGTGAATCTCATCTAAAGGAagtgttaaataaaaaacagcAAAGGAAAATAAGTTATTTAAGGCATTATGAAACTCAGTTCCACTTAGCcaataaagaaagaaagaacTTAGCACAAATGAGAAA is from Diorhabda carinulata isolate Delta chromosome 1, icDioCari1.1, whole genome shotgun sequence and encodes:
- the LOC130897887 gene encoding uncharacterized protein LOC130897887 isoform X2 — its product is MKLEPHDDGYETSADLMLNPSSVTHNHEVKCEKLEDPYSFIDDDPIPMLPAAPGPPHLMHPMPPVNNQLIPGPKKRGRKKKIKPEPEFTQDMNGGVPRPIKERKKHDRFNGMPEEEVSKRTLPDHLTENLDIIIIGINPGLFAAYKGHHYAGPGNHFWKCLYLSGLTPQQMSADEDYKLLQVGIGFTNMVQRATKGSADLTRKEIKEGSQILLEKLKKFRPKIAVFNGKLIYEVFSGKKDFKFGRQPDLVEGTTTHMWVMPSSSARCAQLPRAADKVPFYAALKKFRDYLNGLITEIDENEMVFSEPSLKSCYEAEPKPDPFSPELTDISNAVIQNEDGTIIPCKKKRGRPKKIKVEGEESPPKPVVRKPPSTQNNNCDFPKKKRGRPKKVKVENMDLNPPDNTSTNLSQCYSNPSPIQSPNNFYQMGPAMTPPNGSGNLYAPQPPQAYTQSPRPPYSQSPRPPYTNSPRPQYSQSPRPQYSQSPRPQYSQSPRPQYSQSPRPTYSQSPRPPYSQSPRPHSQPFTHSDLSSEISAAISSEQLGSPASPIGPPDFEPPTSMAEEAECRLGSPAPSTNSEQAHYHYQSYNMDPPHQPEQYPSPRQTQDIATKSLSGLESLVDQIPSITEGDAPLSEAPDQYAGQFNNYNVSSSSRASPIPYNYPPSSGYPLYPTPTWSGHYEPMPIGYPQIPYAQSYAPGLHVPSPNYPYYSYPQATPTHPPGYPPYLGGF
- the LOC130897887 gene encoding uncharacterized protein LOC130897887 isoform X1 yields the protein MQVATLFRESSTLLGATMESGGSSGGQDSGVSSLVPGPLSYDSYNHPVTFSNKYKLNMKLEPHDDGYETSADLMLNPSSVTHNHEVKCEKLEDPYSFIDDDPIPMLPAAPGPPHLMHPMPPVNNQLIPGPKKRGRKKKIKPEPEFTQDMNGGVPRPIKERKKHDRFNGMPEEEVSKRTLPDHLTENLDIIIIGINPGLFAAYKGHHYAGPGNHFWKCLYLSGLTPQQMSADEDYKLLQVGIGFTNMVQRATKGSADLTRKEIKEGSQILLEKLKKFRPKIAVFNGKLIYEVFSGKKDFKFGRQPDLVEGTTTHMWVMPSSSARCAQLPRAADKVPFYAALKKFRDYLNGLITEIDENEMVFSEPSLKSCYEAEPKPDPFSPELTDISNAVIQNEDGTIIPCKKKRGRPKKIKVEGEESPPKPVVRKPPSTQNNNCDFPKKKRGRPKKVKVENMDLNPPDNTSTNLSQCYSNPSPIQSPNNFYQMGPAMTPPNGSGNLYAPQPPQAYTQSPRPPYSQSPRPPYTNSPRPQYSQSPRPQYSQSPRPQYSQSPRPQYSQSPRPTYSQSPRPPYSQSPRPHSQPFTHSDLSSEISAAISSEQLGSPASPIGPPDFEPPTSMAEEAECRLGSPAPSTNSEQAHYHYQSYNMDPPHQPEQYPSPRQTQDIATKSLSGLESLVDQIPSITEGDAPLSEAPDQYAGQFNNYNVSSSSRASPIPYNYPPSSGYPLYPTPTWSGHYEPMPIGYPQIPYAQSYAPGLHVPSPNYPYYSYPQATPTHPPGYPPYLGGF
- the LOC130897984 gene encoding G patch domain-containing protein 11 — encoded protein: MSDSEDDYMSFKVLVDSKDDVRPSLLFNREKRKMDVFKKKIEASNKRQKSLVELERENREMGLNTAISDENKGFKLLEKMGFKHGESLGKNKSGIKEPIDIVIKQGTSGIGRESHLKEVLNKKQQRKISYLRHYETQFHLANKERKNLAQMRKDFFKAQKICEELDFRAKVKDPIEDFFWTRDTIKKRKKLERDEIYEDTDSSSDDEEFETNISEENLFTLIDYLRKKHLYCIYCVITGIDIKDLEENCPGPYRIDHDDE